A window from Burkholderiales bacterium encodes these proteins:
- the dksA gene encoding RNA polymerase-binding transcription factor DksA, giving the protein MTRKSTNRNAQAALLSEQELLNAPPEEYMSPAQLAFFRQRLLSMREELLANADATSAQLKKVEAVADVSDRATLEEEYTLELRTRDRERKLLHKIDAALKRIEDGSYGYCEDTGEPIGIARLLARPTATLSIEAQERRERRERTYGD; this is encoded by the coding sequence ATGACCCGCAAATCGACGAACAGGAACGCCCAGGCGGCGTTGCTGAGCGAGCAGGAACTGCTCAACGCGCCCCCCGAAGAGTACATGAGCCCGGCGCAGCTCGCCTTTTTCCGCCAGCGGCTGCTCTCCATGCGGGAGGAGCTCCTCGCCAACGCGGACGCCACCAGCGCCCAGTTGAAGAAGGTGGAGGCGGTGGCCGACGTCTCGGACCGGGCCACGCTGGAAGAGGAATACACCCTGGAGCTGCGCACCCGGGACCGGGAGCGCAAGCTCCTGCACAAGATCGACGCGGCGCTGAAGCGCATCGAGGACGGCTCCTACGGCTATTGCGAAGACACAGGCGAGCCCATCGGCATCGCCCGGCTGCTCGCCCGCCCTACGGCGACCCTGTCCATCGAGGCTCAGGAGCGGCGCGAGCGGCGGGAGCGGACCTACGGCGACTGA
- the fur gene encoding Fur family transcriptional regulator → MKVSRLSRPAPGAAARAAEALIRQREERATPARVQVLGVLLAADQPLTHHEVEEALRGRGRVDRVTVYRVLEWLVDQELAHRIAGDDRVWRYKAQADRNGHAHFKCNRCGAVFCLENTSTAYALALPPGYRSQAVELTIRGLCAGCAGGQ, encoded by the coding sequence ATGAAAGTGTCCAGGTTAAGCCGCCCTGCGCCGGGCGCCGCCGCCCGCGCGGCCGAGGCCCTGATACGGCAGCGGGAGGAGCGCGCCACCCCGGCCCGGGTGCAGGTGCTCGGCGTGCTCCTCGCTGCCGACCAGCCCTTGACCCACCACGAAGTGGAGGAGGCCCTGAGGGGGCGGGGGCGGGTGGACCGGGTGACGGTGTACCGGGTCCTGGAATGGCTGGTGGACCAGGAACTCGCCCACCGGATCGCCGGCGACGACCGGGTGTGGCGCTACAAGGCCCAGGCGGATCGCAACGGGCACGCCCACTTCAAATGCAACCGCTGCGGCGCGGTGTTCTGCCTGGAAAACACCAGCACGGCTTACGCCCTGGCGCTGCCCCCCGGCTACCGCTCCCAGGCGGTGGAGCTCACGATCCGAGGGCTCTGCGCCGGCTGCGCCGGCGGTCAGTGA
- the crcB gene encoding putative fluoride ion transporter CrcB, protein MYSLLSVFFGAGLGACLRWWLGVVLNPLFPAIPLGTLAANLLGGYFVGMAIAYFSFKSGLPPEARLFVITGFLGGLTTFSTFSAEVVTLLGRGQLAWALAAAGGHLLGSLALTALGIGTVKWLIRG, encoded by the coding sequence ATGTATTCGCTTCTTAGCGTGTTTTTCGGCGCAGGTCTCGGCGCATGCCTGCGCTGGTGGCTTGGCGTCGTCCTGAATCCGCTCTTCCCGGCCATTCCGCTCGGAACGCTCGCGGCAAACCTGCTGGGCGGCTACTTCGTGGGCATGGCGATCGCCTACTTTTCCTTCAAATCGGGCTTGCCTCCGGAGGCGCGCCTCTTCGTCATCACGGGCTTCCTGGGGGGGCTCACCACGTTTTCGACCTTTTCCGCCGAGGTCGTCACTCTGCTCGGACGGGGGCAACTTGCCTGGGCGCTCGCTGCGGCGGGCGGACATCTTTTGGGCTCGCTCGCCCTCACCGCCCTGGGGATCGGCACAGTGAAATGGCTCATACGAGGCTAG
- the gor gene encoding glutathione reductase — MTRFDYDLFVIGAGSGGVRAARVAAGYGARVAIAEERFLGGTCVNVGCIPKKLFFYAAHFREDFEDAEGFGWKVGHLRFEWRRLREHKDREIARLNGVYERLLEASGVTLLRGRARVLGPHRVRVGERNYTADHLLVATGAHAVVPPIPGAALGITSDAAFFLEALPKRVLVVGGGYIAVEFASIFNGLGVETTLAYRGPHLLRGFDDDVRQFLASEMEKKGIRILFNTRVLALRAGAGGCREVCFGDGREEAFDLVLFATGRAPSSRGFGLEEAGVKLAENGAIVVDDAFRSSVPSIYALGDVIDRLKLTPVAIHEAMAFAQTRFGASPKPMDYENVPTAVFSHPNVGAVGLTEAQARERYSRVDVYTTAFRPLKLSLTPREERTFMKLVVDRATDRVLGVHMVGPEAGEVVQGFAVALQVGATKAQFDATVGIHPTLAEEFVTMRERKPEPGAAGFA, encoded by the coding sequence TTGACGCGCTTCGACTACGATTTGTTCGTCATCGGCGCCGGCTCGGGCGGCGTGCGGGCGGCCCGCGTGGCGGCGGGCTACGGCGCCCGGGTGGCCATCGCCGAGGAACGCTTCCTCGGCGGCACCTGCGTGAACGTGGGCTGCATCCCGAAGAAGCTCTTCTTCTACGCCGCCCACTTTCGCGAGGACTTCGAGGACGCGGAGGGCTTCGGCTGGAAGGTGGGTCACCTTCGCTTCGAGTGGAGGCGGCTGCGCGAGCACAAGGATCGGGAGATCGCCCGGCTGAACGGCGTCTACGAGCGGCTGCTGGAAGCGTCCGGGGTGACGCTGCTGCGCGGCCGCGCCCGGGTACTGGGTCCCCATCGGGTCCGGGTGGGGGAGCGGAACTATACCGCCGACCACCTCCTGGTGGCCACCGGCGCCCACGCCGTGGTGCCGCCGATCCCGGGGGCGGCGCTCGGGATCACCTCCGACGCCGCGTTCTTCCTGGAGGCTCTGCCGAAGCGGGTGCTGGTGGTGGGAGGCGGCTACATCGCGGTGGAGTTCGCCTCCATCTTTAACGGCCTGGGGGTCGAGACCACTCTCGCCTACCGGGGCCCTCACCTGCTGCGGGGCTTCGACGACGACGTGCGCCAGTTTCTAGCTAGCGAGATGGAGAAAAAGGGGATCCGCATCCTGTTCAACACCCGGGTGCTGGCCCTCAGGGCCGGCGCCGGTGGCTGTCGCGAGGTCTGCTTTGGCGACGGCAGGGAGGAAGCTTTCGATCTGGTGCTGTTCGCCACGGGGCGGGCGCCTTCGAGCCGCGGCTTCGGCCTGGAAGAGGCCGGGGTGAAGCTGGCGGAAAACGGCGCCATCGTGGTGGACGACGCATTCCGCAGCTCGGTGCCCTCCATCTACGCTCTGGGAGACGTCATCGACCGCTTGAAGCTCACGCCGGTGGCGATTCACGAGGCTATGGCCTTCGCCCAGACCCGCTTCGGCGCAAGCCCCAAGCCTATGGACTACGAGAACGTGCCGACCGCGGTGTTCAGCCATCCCAACGTGGGCGCGGTGGGCCTTACGGAAGCGCAAGCGCGGGAGCGTTATTCCCGGGTGGACGTCTATACGACCGCCTTCCGGCCCCTCAAGCTCAGCCTCACGCCGCGCGAGGAGCGCACCTTCATGAAGCTGGTGGTGGACAGGGCCACCGACCGGGTGCTGGGGGTGCACATGGTGGGGCCCGAGGCGGGGGAGGTGGTGCAGGGGTTCGCGGTGGCCCTCCAGGTCGGCGCCACCAAGGCCCAGTTCGACGCCACCGTCGGCATTCACCCCACGCTGGCCGAGGAGTTCGTCACGATGCGCGAGAGAAAGCCCGAGCCTGGGGCGGCGGGTTTTGCATGA
- the rlmI gene encoding ribosomal RNA large subunit methyltransferase I, with product MERTPTGRVIVKPGREKSLLRRHPWVFSGAIARVEANPGAGETVEIRSADGAFLGWGAFSPLSQIRVRIWSFDREEPIDAGFFRRRLSAALALRRDLVPAEETDALRLVHGESDGLPGVVADRYGDTLVLQLGSCGAEAWRECLAEQLVALTGTARVFERSDGEVRALEGLAPRVGPLRGGEPPVPVLIREHGLAYRVDVRRGHKTGFYLDQRVNRVRVARHASGRRVLNGFCYTGAFTVAALAAGAETVLSIDSSAPALEEARAHVALNGLDPSRCEWWDADMFQALRRLRDESRRFDLIVLDPPKFAPTAAQAPQAARGYKDLNWLAFRLLAPGGLLATFSCSGGVDEALFQKIVAGAALDAGVEACIVERYAAAPDHPVALNFPEGAYLKGLLCRIG from the coding sequence GTGGAACGCACCCCTACGGGCCGGGTGATCGTGAAACCCGGCCGGGAAAAATCTCTCCTGCGCCGCCATCCCTGGGTGTTCTCGGGGGCCATCGCGCGGGTGGAAGCTAACCCCGGCGCCGGGGAGACGGTGGAAATACGCTCGGCCGACGGCGCTTTTCTCGGCTGGGGAGCGTTCAGCCCCTTGTCCCAGATCCGGGTGCGGATCTGGTCCTTCGACCGGGAGGAGCCCATTGACGCCGGTTTTTTCCGCCGCCGGCTCTCTGCGGCCCTCGCCCTGCGCCGGGATCTCGTGCCGGCGGAGGAAACCGACGCTTTGCGGCTCGTGCACGGCGAGTCCGACGGCCTGCCGGGGGTGGTGGCGGACCGCTACGGGGACACCCTGGTCCTGCAACTCGGAAGTTGCGGGGCGGAGGCGTGGCGCGAGTGCCTGGCCGAACAGCTCGTCGCCTTGACGGGGACGGCGCGGGTGTTCGAGCGCTCCGACGGGGAGGTCCGCGCCCTGGAGGGGCTCGCGCCCCGGGTGGGCCCCCTGCGGGGCGGCGAGCCGCCGGTGCCCGTCCTCATCCGGGAGCACGGGCTCGCCTACCGGGTGGACGTGCGCCGCGGCCACAAGACGGGCTTCTACCTGGACCAGCGGGTCAATCGGGTGCGGGTCGCGCGCCATGCGAGCGGGCGCCGGGTGCTGAACGGCTTCTGCTATACCGGCGCCTTCACCGTGGCGGCCCTCGCGGCCGGCGCCGAGACGGTGCTGTCCATCGATTCCTCGGCGCCGGCGCTGGAGGAAGCCCGGGCCCACGTGGCCCTCAACGGGCTCGATCCGTCCCGGTGCGAGTGGTGGGACGCGGACATGTTCCAGGCGCTGCGGCGGCTGCGGGACGAGAGCCGCCGTTTCGACCTGATCGTCCTGGATCCGCCCAAGTTCGCCCCCACGGCCGCCCAGGCGCCCCAGGCGGCCCGGGGCTACAAGGACCTCAACTGGCTCGCCTTTCGCTTGCTCGCCCCGGGGGGACTGCTCGCCACCTTTTCCTGCTCGGGCGGGGTGGACGAGGCCCTGTTCCAGAAGATCGTGGCCGGCGCGGCCCTGGACGCGGGGGTGGAGGCGTGCATCGTGGAGCGCTACGCAGCGGCCCCCGACCACCCGGTGGCCCTCAACTTTCCCGAAGGCGCTTATTTGAAGGGCCTGCTGTGCAGAATCGGTTGA
- the recG gene encoding ATP-dependent DNA helicase RecG — translation MDTGPPGTPDGGEGAAPTPAPGASHPVFAELSPAIAGRLARLGIQTPFDLALHLPLRYEDETRLVPIAQARPGAPVQVEGVVVSNEIVYRPRRQLVVRVSDGSGELTVRYLHFYPNQVRALAVGKRVRLHGELRSGFLAPEMVHPRARVVAPGEPLPTTLTPVYPTTAGLTQPVLRRLIGRCLAELAFSDTLPPSLKAAHRLPDFEASVRFLHAPPPGADEGALAERTHPAWRRIKFDELLAQQLSMRLHYRERRARVAPRLPARGTLTRRLIESLPFRLTRAQETAFAEISRDMGEAHPMQRLLQGDVGSGKTIVAALAALQAAESGHQTAVMAPTEILAEQHYRKFAQWLEPLGVKVVWLAGGQKKRARDETLAQVAEGKALVAVGTHALFQEEVRFQRLGLAVIDEQHRFGVHQRLALRLKGDHPHQLMMSATPIPRTLAMSYYADLDVSVIAELPPGRAPVATRLVADTRRDEVIARVRADCLAGRQAYWVCPLIEESEALQLKTALETFERLKSTFPELKVGLVHGRLKPEDKARVMEAFQRGEIQLLVATTVIEVGVDVPNASLMVIDHAERLGLSQLHQLRGRVGRGAEKGACILLYGTPLSGAARERLRVMYQVSDGFEIARHDLRLRGPGEFLGARQSGVPLLRFADLERDQDLLEAAREAAREILERFPDHARRHLERWMGLRHHYLKV, via the coding sequence ATGGACACCGGTCCACCGGGGACGCCGGACGGCGGTGAAGGCGCGGCGCCCACGCCGGCGCCCGGCGCTTCTCACCCCGTCTTCGCGGAACTCAGCCCAGCCATCGCCGGGCGGCTCGCCCGCCTGGGGATCCAGACGCCCTTCGACCTGGCGCTGCACCTGCCCCTGCGCTACGAAGACGAGACCCGGCTCGTGCCCATCGCCCAGGCCCGCCCCGGCGCGCCGGTCCAGGTGGAGGGGGTGGTGGTGAGTAACGAGATCGTCTACCGGCCCCGGCGCCAATTGGTGGTGCGCGTCTCCGACGGCAGCGGCGAGCTCACCGTGCGTTATCTCCACTTCTATCCCAACCAGGTCCGTGCCCTGGCGGTGGGAAAGCGGGTGCGGCTGCACGGGGAGCTGCGGTCCGGGTTTCTCGCGCCGGAAATGGTGCATCCGCGGGCGCGGGTGGTGGCTCCCGGCGAGCCCCTGCCCACTACCCTCACCCCGGTCTACCCCACCACGGCGGGACTGACTCAACCGGTGCTGCGGCGGCTGATCGGGCGCTGCCTGGCGGAGTTGGCCTTCTCCGACACCCTGCCGCCTTCCCTCAAGGCGGCCCACCGGCTCCCGGACTTCGAAGCGAGCGTGCGTTTCCTCCACGCCCCGCCCCCCGGCGCCGACGAGGGGGCCCTCGCCGAGCGCACCCACCCGGCGTGGCGGCGGATCAAGTTCGACGAGCTGCTGGCCCAGCAGTTGTCCATGCGCTTGCATTACCGCGAGCGGCGCGCCCGGGTCGCGCCCCGGCTTCCGGCCCGGGGCACCCTGACCCGGCGGCTGATCGAGTCCCTGCCCTTTCGCCTCACCCGGGCCCAGGAGACTGCGTTCGCCGAGATCAGCCGGGACATGGGGGAGGCGCACCCCATGCAGCGGCTCCTCCAGGGGGACGTGGGCAGCGGCAAGACCATCGTCGCCGCGCTGGCGGCGCTCCAAGCGGCGGAGAGCGGCCACCAGACCGCCGTCATGGCCCCCACCGAGATCCTGGCGGAACAGCACTACCGCAAGTTCGCCCAATGGCTGGAACCGCTGGGAGTGAAGGTGGTGTGGCTCGCGGGCGGCCAGAAGAAGCGGGCGCGGGACGAAACCCTCGCGCAGGTGGCCGAGGGGAAAGCCCTGGTGGCCGTGGGCACCCACGCCCTGTTCCAGGAGGAAGTGCGGTTCCAGCGCCTGGGGCTCGCGGTGATCGACGAGCAGCACCGCTTCGGGGTGCACCAGCGCCTGGCCCTGCGCTTGAAAGGCGACCACCCCCACCAGCTCATGATGAGCGCCACCCCCATCCCCCGGACCCTGGCCATGAGTTACTACGCCGACCTGGACGTGTCGGTGATCGCCGAGCTGCCGCCGGGGCGCGCCCCGGTGGCCACACGCTTGGTGGCGGACACCCGGCGCGACGAGGTGATCGCCCGGGTGCGGGCCGACTGCCTCGCGGGGCGGCAGGCCTACTGGGTATGCCCCCTGATCGAAGAGTCGGAGGCGCTGCAGTTGAAGACCGCCCTGGAGACCTTCGAGCGCCTGAAGAGCACTTTCCCGGAGCTCAAGGTGGGCCTGGTCCACGGGCGGCTCAAGCCCGAGGACAAGGCGCGGGTGATGGAGGCCTTCCAGCGGGGTGAGATCCAGCTCCTCGTGGCCACTACCGTGATCGAGGTGGGAGTGGACGTGCCCAACGCCTCTCTCATGGTGATCGACCATGCCGAGCGCCTGGGGTTGTCCCAGCTCCACCAGTTGCGGGGGCGGGTAGGCCGGGGGGCGGAGAAGGGCGCGTGCATCCTCCTGTACGGCACGCCCCTCTCCGGGGCGGCCCGGGAGCGGCTGCGGGTCATGTATCAGGTGAGCGACGGTTTCGAGATCGCCCGCCACGACCTGCGGCTACGGGGGCCGGGGGAATTCCTGGGGGCGCGCCAGAGCGGCGTGCCGCTGCTGCGCTTCGCCGACCTGGAGCGGGACCAGGACCTGCTGGAGGCGGCGCGGGAGGCGGCCAGGGAGATACTGGAGCGCTTTCCCGACCACGCCCGCCGGCATCTGGAGCGCTGGATGGGCCTGCGCCATCACTATCTCAAGGTGTAG
- a CDS encoding reactive intermediate/imine deaminase encodes MSRIPVSTEDAPKAIGTYSQAIRAGETVYLSGQIGLDPKTMALVPEPDGQIHQVFRNLQAVAQAAGGTLDQVVKLTVYLTDLAHFGRVNEIMATYFREPYPARAAVGVAALPRGALVEMEAILVLGA; translated from the coding sequence ATGAGCCGCATTCCCGTCTCTACCGAAGACGCCCCCAAGGCGATCGGCACCTATTCCCAGGCGATCCGCGCCGGAGAGACCGTGTACCTTTCCGGCCAGATCGGGCTCGATCCCAAGACCATGGCCCTGGTCCCGGAGCCGGACGGACAGATCCACCAGGTGTTCAGAAACCTGCAGGCGGTGGCCCAGGCGGCGGGCGGCACCCTGGATCAGGTGGTGAAGCTCACTGTCTATCTCACCGACCTCGCCCACTTCGGGCGGGTGAACGAGATCATGGCTACCTACTTCCGCGAGCCGTATCCGGCCCGGGCCGCGGTGGGCGTAGCAGCGCTCCCCCGGGGCGCCCTGGTGGAGATGGAGGCGATCCTGGTGCTCGGGGCGTAA
- the kup gene encoding putative potassium transport system protein kup — translation MALTALVVKALGDELRPRRTLVALGLFGAALFYGDAMITPAISVLSAVEGLAVATPHLDPVVEPVAVAVLVVLFMLQRRGTAGVGVLFGPVMMVWFATLALLGLAKIVQVPQVLNALNPWYAVAFLAENRWQAYLALGAVVLAITGAEALYADMGHFGKRPIRLAWAGLVLPALVINYFGQGALLLTQAEAARNPFYLLAPGWALYPLVALATAATVIASQAVISGAFSLTHQAIQLGYCPRLEVTHTSEREMGQIYMPWVNWALLAAVVALVLGFHSSSHLAAAYGIAVTATMAIDSLLLYVVLRRLWRWNRWVAGVLAGLLLAVDLAFFSANALKLFQGGWFPVIVGVVLFTLFSTWYRGRQLVFERLRSRDIRLQPMLESLKLNPPQRVPGTAVFLTSKPDTVPHALLHNLAHNKVLHERVVFLTVVTEPVPRVPEERRVELQALGEEFYRVMVRYGFMDQPDIPAALDRLRPHGLEFPLLETSYFLSRETLIPSLALEGMALWRERLFATMARNAGSVTAYFRLPSNRVVELGTQIEL, via the coding sequence ATGGCGCTGACCGCCCTCGTGGTGAAGGCCCTGGGGGACGAGCTCAGGCCCCGCCGGACGCTGGTGGCCCTGGGCCTGTTCGGCGCGGCCCTATTCTATGGCGACGCCATGATCACCCCCGCCATCTCGGTGCTCTCGGCAGTGGAAGGGCTGGCGGTGGCCACTCCCCATCTGGACCCCGTGGTGGAACCCGTGGCCGTAGCGGTGCTGGTCGTGCTCTTCATGCTTCAGCGCCGCGGCACAGCCGGCGTCGGTGTCCTGTTCGGCCCAGTGATGATGGTCTGGTTCGCCACGCTCGCCCTGCTGGGTCTGGCAAAAATCGTCCAGGTGCCGCAAGTGCTCAACGCCTTGAATCCCTGGTACGCGGTGGCGTTCTTGGCCGAGAACCGCTGGCAGGCCTACCTCGCGCTCGGCGCCGTGGTGTTGGCGATCACGGGAGCCGAAGCCCTCTACGCCGATATGGGCCATTTCGGCAAGCGCCCGATCCGCCTGGCGTGGGCGGGCCTCGTGCTGCCCGCCCTGGTCATTAACTATTTCGGCCAGGGCGCGCTGCTCCTCACCCAGGCCGAAGCGGCGCGCAACCCCTTTTACCTCCTCGCGCCCGGATGGGCGCTCTATCCCCTCGTGGCCCTCGCCACCGCCGCCACCGTCATCGCGTCCCAAGCCGTGATCTCCGGCGCCTTTTCCTTGACCCACCAGGCCATCCAGCTGGGGTATTGCCCCCGCCTCGAGGTGACCCACACTTCCGAGCGCGAGATGGGACAGATCTATATGCCCTGGGTGAACTGGGCGCTGCTTGCCGCCGTGGTGGCGCTGGTGCTCGGTTTTCATTCCTCCAGCCACCTGGCGGCGGCCTACGGCATCGCGGTTACCGCCACCATGGCCATCGACTCCCTCCTGCTCTACGTGGTGCTGCGCCGCCTGTGGCGTTGGAACCGCTGGGTCGCCGGTGTCTTGGCAGGACTGCTCCTGGCTGTGGACCTGGCTTTCTTCAGCGCCAACGCCCTCAAGCTGTTCCAGGGGGGCTGGTTCCCAGTGATCGTGGGGGTAGTACTCTTCACCCTCTTTTCCACCTGGTACCGTGGACGCCAGCTCGTGTTCGAACGGCTGCGCAGCCGGGACATTCGACTGCAGCCGATGCTCGAAAGCCTCAAGCTCAATCCGCCCCAGCGGGTACCGGGAACGGCGGTGTTCCTCACCAGCAAACCGGACACGGTGCCCCATGCCCTGCTGCACAACCTGGCCCACAACAAGGTGTTGCACGAGCGCGTGGTCTTCCTCACGGTGGTGACCGAACCCGTGCCGCGGGTCCCCGAGGAGCGGCGCGTGGAGCTGCAAGCCCTCGGTGAGGAGTTCTACCGGGTCATGGTCCGCTATGGCTTCATGGACCAGCCCGACATTCCGGCGGCGCTCGATCGGCTGCGGCCTCATGGCCTGGAGTTCCCGCTGCTGGAGACCTCGTACTTCTTGAGCCGCGAGACGCTGATCCCATCCCTGGCCTTGGAAGGCATGGCCTTGTGGCGCGAGCGCCTATTCGCCACCATGGCGCGCAACGCCGGCAGCGTCACCGCCTACTTTCGCCTTCCCAGCAACCGGGTGGTGGAGCTGGGCACCCAGATCGAGCTGTAA
- a CDS encoding TPR repeat-containing protein: MASAVLANLEKLLASGKESALLRFSLGNEYLKQGDAATAIAHLRRALELDRNYSAAWKLLGKALAEAGRPEEALDAYRQGIQVAEKKGDKQAAKEMTVFARRIEKQLRTPGQ; the protein is encoded by the coding sequence ATGGCGAGCGCTGTCCTCGCGAACCTGGAAAAGCTCTTGGCCTCCGGCAAGGAGTCGGCGCTCCTGCGCTTCAGCCTCGGAAACGAGTACCTGAAGCAGGGCGACGCGGCCACCGCCATCGCCCATCTGCGGCGGGCCTTGGAGCTGGACAGGAACTACTCGGCGGCGTGGAAGCTCCTCGGCAAGGCCCTCGCCGAGGCGGGGCGGCCTGAGGAAGCCCTGGACGCCTACCGCCAGGGAATCCAGGTGGCGGAGAAAAAGGGCGACAAGCAGGCAGCCAAGGAGATGACTGTCTTCGCCCGCCGCATCGAGAAACAGCTCCGCACGCCGGGGCAGTGA
- a CDS encoding ABC transporter permease: protein MKREGSPWTGVTAVWAKELADHLSSTRMRVLEILVLIAAVGAVYVAGQQLRATVMQDPFAFLRLFTAARSPLPSFVAFLGFFVPLVAIALGFDAVNGEYNRRTLSRILSQPIYRDALLLGKFLAALSTLAVLLAALWLVTTGLGILFLGLPPGPEEVARGLLFLLATLFYGGVWLALAMCLSVVFRQPQGAVLTALGVWIFFAVLWPMLTQFLVQGAQAVATGVARDPLAQMSLVLALARVSPNALYSDAVQALLQPEVRTLGPVFLAQLDGMIIGRPLPLAESLALVWPALTTLVAGTLLLFAVAYALFQRKEVRA, encoded by the coding sequence ATGAAGCGTGAGGGTTCCCCCTGGACGGGAGTGACGGCGGTGTGGGCGAAGGAGCTGGCCGACCATCTTTCCTCCACCCGCATGCGGGTGCTGGAAATCCTGGTGCTGATCGCCGCGGTGGGGGCGGTGTACGTGGCGGGGCAGCAACTGCGCGCCACGGTCATGCAGGATCCGTTCGCCTTCCTGCGGCTGTTCACCGCTGCCCGCTCGCCGCTTCCCTCCTTCGTCGCCTTTCTCGGGTTCTTTGTGCCCCTGGTGGCCATCGCCCTGGGCTTCGACGCGGTGAACGGGGAGTACAACCGGCGCACCCTGAGCCGCATCCTCTCCCAGCCTATCTACCGGGACGCCCTCCTCCTGGGCAAGTTCCTCGCCGCACTCTCTACTCTGGCGGTGCTGCTCGCGGCCCTGTGGCTGGTCACCACGGGGCTGGGGATCCTGTTCCTGGGGCTGCCGCCGGGACCGGAGGAAGTGGCCCGCGGATTGCTCTTTCTCCTGGCCACTCTGTTCTACGGGGGCGTATGGCTGGCGCTCGCAATGTGCTTGTCGGTCGTGTTCCGCCAGCCCCAGGGAGCGGTGCTGACGGCCCTCGGGGTGTGGATCTTCTTCGCGGTGCTCTGGCCCATGCTCACCCAGTTCCTGGTCCAGGGGGCCCAAGCGGTGGCCACCGGCGTGGCCCGGGATCCCCTGGCCCAGATGAGCTTGGTCCTGGCGCTGGCCCGCGTCTCGCCCAACGCCCTGTACAGCGACGCGGTGCAGGCGCTGCTGCAGCCGGAGGTGCGCACCCTGGGACCCGTGTTCCTGGCCCAACTGGACGGCATGATCATCGGCCGGCCGCTGCCCCTCGCGGAAAGCCTGGCCCTGGTGTGGCCGGCCTTGACCACCCTGGTGGCGGGCACCCTGCTCCTCTTCGCCGTGGCCTACGCGCTGTTCCAGCGCAAGGAGGTCCGCGCCTGA
- a CDS encoding hypothetical protein (possible pseudo, frameshifted), translating to MNAPVIQTRGLTKRYGAAVAVEDLDLDIQGGEVFGLLGPNGSGKTTTILMLLGLTEPSAGEISVLGLDPRRRPLTVKRQVGYLPDAVGFYDELTAWENLRYITKLNGLPAAEAERRIGAALARMGLEGVTHDRVATFSRGMRQRLGLAELLCKMPRIAILDEPTLGLDPEAARDFLALILKLKEEGITVLLSSHLLHQVQEVCDRVGLFSPGPHALDRQRGRVGAPGARDRLAGAAGSRASALGPGGGAASPGAGRSAGGALGTAGGTGALAGGRRAGSPGGARPGGG from the coding sequence ATGAACGCTCCCGTCATCCAGACCCGCGGCCTCACCAAGCGCTACGGCGCCGCGGTGGCGGTAGAGGACCTTGACCTGGACATCCAGGGGGGGGAAGTGTTCGGCCTACTGGGGCCCAACGGCTCCGGCAAAACGACCACCATCCTCATGCTGCTCGGGCTTACCGAGCCGAGCGCTGGGGAAATCTCGGTGCTGGGGCTCGATCCCCGGCGCCGGCCCCTCACGGTCAAGCGCCAGGTGGGCTATCTCCCCGACGCGGTGGGTTTCTACGATGAGCTGACCGCGTGGGAGAATCTGCGCTATATCACCAAGTTGAATGGTCTACCCGCCGCCGAGGCCGAGCGGCGGATTGGCGCCGCCCTCGCCCGCATGGGACTCGAAGGGGTGACCCACGACCGGGTCGCTACCTTCTCCCGGGGCATGCGCCAGCGGCTGGGGCTCGCCGAGCTCCTATGCAAGATGCCCCGGATTGCGATCCTGGACGAGCCCACCCTGGGGCTGGACCCGGAAGCGGCCCGGGACTTTCTCGCTCTGATCTTGAAGCTCAAGGAGGAGGGCATCACCGTGCTCCTCTCCTCCCACCTGCTGCACCAGGTGCAGGAGGTGTGCGATCGGGTGGGGCTGTTTTCCCCGGGGCCGCATGCGCTTGACCGGCAGCGTGGAAGAGTTGGCGCGCCAGGTGCTCGGGACCGCCTGGCGGGTGCGGCTGGAAGCCGGGCCAGCGCCCTCGGACCCGGAGGGGGCGCAGCTTCGCCGGGCGCTGGAAGAAGTGCCGGGGGTGCGCTCGGTACAGCCGGAGGGACCGGGGCGCTGGCGGGTGGACGCAGAGCGGGATCTCCGGGCGGAGCTCGCCCGGGCGGCGGTTGA